The following is a genomic window from Gloeocapsa sp. DLM2.Bin57.
TATCAGCTAAGATTAGGGATAAAGGTTGTTGATTTCTTTGACAACATTCCCATTTTTTTTGTAAAGTCTGGTCAAAATTACGTCGATTGGCAATCCCCGTTAAACCATCTATATTAGCGAGATAATTTAGTTTAAATTCAAGATTTTTTCTCTCAGTAATATTTCTAGCAGTAATAGCTACACCATCCCCTAATTTAACCACTATTAAGTGATACCATTCCACTTCTTCTTGATTAGTTAAACAAATATCTTTCTCTAGAGGTTTTCCCGTCTCTACCACCTTAACAAAGTCAGCAAAAAGATTGTGCTTAAACTTATTTAAAAACATTTTGATTACTAGTTTTCCCAGTAACTCATCTGGTTCACGGTTAAAGGTTGCAGCGATAACGGGATTCACAACTATACAACTAAAATCGACAATATCTCCTGTTCGATTATTTCTGACCGCTTGTAAAGCCGCAATTCCATCGGTAGAAGCATTTAAAATACTAGCAATCAAAGCCCTAGATTGATATAAAATTGCTTCGGTTTCTTGGCGATATTGAATTTCTTTTCTTAGTAATTTTTGTTGTTGTTGAATAGTTAACTGACTCTTAATACGTACCAGCACTTCTTCTTCTTGAAAAGGTTTATTGATATAGTCAATACCTCCAACTTCAAAGGCTTTGACTTTATCAAATACCTCATTCAACGCACTAATAAAGATTATCGGTATTGACTGAGTTTGCGGATTATTTTTTATTCTTTGACAAACCTCATAGCCGTCAAGATCAGGCATCTTAATATCTAGAAGAATCAGATTAGGTATATAATTCTCTATAGCGATTAAAGCCGTTTCCCCGTCAATCGCTTTTCTGACTTGATAACCTTCTTTTTCTAACATAGTTGCTAAGACTTTTAAATTAGCAATTTGGTCATCAACTATTAAAATTGTTTCCGATACATCTTTATTCATTATTGAGTTTTTCGATTACTTGTCTAATTTTATGGAATTGAAAATCATTAACTAAATCATTTATTTTAATAGCTAAAAATTCATGTTCAGCAGAAATTTCTTGGCTTAATTCTCTGATAGTATCTTCATCTAAAAGTTTACTAGCTTGATATAATCGGTTTAGCCATTCTTGAGGCATTATAGCTAAATCTTCTACTTTCAAAAGTGTAGATTGACTCGCAGATTCAGAGGTATTTTCTTGAGCATAAATATATTTAACCCCTAGGTGTTTGTGTAACACTTCAAAGATTATTGATTCCTCAAAAGGTTTTCTGGCAAAATCATCGCATCCTGCTGATAAAACAATTGCTTTTTCTTCTTCTAAAACGCTAGCTGTCAAAGCAATAACCGCTGTAGCATTCCCTTTAGTAGTACTTTTAATCTTTTGAGTAGCTTCATAACCATCCATAATCGGCATTCTCATATCCATCCAAATTAAATGAGGCTCCCAATCATCCCAAATTGCAATTGCTTCTTGACCATTGGCTGCTTCTTTTACAGCAAAACCCAACGGCTCGAGTAATTTAATTAATAATAAACGATTGACAGCACGATCATCCACTATCAATATTTTATAGGTTGGTTGATTAGGTTGTAAACCAATAACTTGAGGGGAGAGTATTTCTTCTGCTAAATCTTGATCACTAACAAGATCAACTTGAATGTCAAAATCAAAAGTTGTCCCGATTCCTACCTGACTATCTACCTTAATATCTCCTCCCATGAGTTGAATAAAGCGACGACTGATGGTTAAACCTAAACCCGTACCCTCTTGACTATTCCTTCCCACTTGAGTCTGGGTAAAAGCTTCAAAAATTTGCTCTAATTCATCTGACGGAATTCCCACTCCTGTATCTCTGATAGAAAAATAAATAGTTGCTTTGTCTGGTTGCTCAATTTGCTGTTTATGCTTAACAATTAGATATACTCCTCCTTGGTTAGTAAATTTAATACCATTATTGATTAAGTTAATTAAAACTTGGCGCAGTTTAGTTTCATCGGTATTGATATATTGAGGTAAATCGATTGTCCGTTTAATAATCAACTCTAAACCTTTATTTTGAGCGCTGATGCTTAATAAATCTTCTACTTCATCTAAAAGAGCATACAAATCAAAATCTTTGGGGTTAAAAGCTATTTTACCTGCTTCAATTTTAGATAGGTCGAGAATATTATTAATCAAGGTTAATAAATAATTACCACTTTTATTGATAATCATTGTGTATTCTTTATGTTCTTTTGGCAACTCAATAGCGCGGATCATGATTTGGGAAAAGCCTAAAATCGCATTAAGAGGAGTTCTCAACTCATGACTCATTTTGGCGATAAAAGTACTTTTGGCTTGATTAGCGACTTCGGCTTTTTCTTTAGCGATAACTAATTCTTTGGTTTTGGCTTTAACTTTATCATCGAGATTTTCAAAGGATTCTTGCAGTTGTTTTGCCATAAGATTAAAAGAAGTGGTTAATTCTCCTAATTCATCTTCTCTATCTTGGGGTATATGTTTGTAAAAGTTGCCTTGAGCAATCTCTTTAGAAGCTTCATTTAAGGTTAAGATAGGTTGAGTTACCCAACTAGCTGTCAGAATTCCTAATATAATAGCTATTAATAAAGTTAAAAGTGATAAGAAAATAGTAGTGCGATTCTGCTCATTGATTTCCTGCATAAAATCTTCTTCAGGAATAGCAATCACAATAAACCATTGCAATCCTTGTTCCGATTGAGTAGGTTTAATTCTCAGGAAATAACCTTGATTATTTAAGTTAATAGTTAAGTTTTGACTCTGGTTAAGAGTTGTTAATTTGGTTAACTTGGTTTCTAATAAATTACCCACAGCTTGAGTAAGTAAGTTCTCACTATCACTAGTTTTTTGACGACGGTTTGTGACCTGAACATTTTCCGCTTGATTAGATTGGGGTGTTTCATCAAAAGTTTTCTCCCCAGTAGAAGTATTGATTAAAAATCCTTCCTGATCAATAATAAACGCTTCTCCTGTTTTACCAATATCTAGACTTTCTAAGAATTTGTTAATTTTCTCTAAGTAAAAGCTTACAGCTATAATCCCAGCAAATTGATTATTTTGATCATAAAAAGCTCTAAAGTTAGCTAGGATAATGATAGGTTGTTCATGACCTTTCGGTGCTGATATTGTATGTCTCCATAAGGAATCTTGAGCTTTTTGAGTAGCTGTATACCAAGGATCTTGTGGTGGAGCATTCTGAGGATCATAGGGGTAACTAGCAGTCATTTTAATAGGGTTACTTTCGCTATCGAGTAGATAGTTATTTAACATTCCTGCGGTTGATTCATTAAATATCCTTAGAAAGATTTCGTTATCTTGACTACGCTCTATAATTACAAAATCGTTATTCTCAGTAGTAATCATTATGCCGCTTACTTCAGAGTAAATGTGCATTTGTTCCCAAAATAGCTCTTGAATTTGTGTAAGATTATTTGGGTCTAAAATGCCAAGTTTTAAAGCTGCAGCGTTACTCTGATTAATTTTTTCGGGAATAGCTAGATAATTAGTTAAATTCTCTTCAATGCGATCGCCTGTTTCTACCATTAACTGATTAGCTAAGTCATTGATCGCTGCTTGTCCATTTTTATAAGATAAATAACTCACTAATCCTACGGTGGTGACAATTTGAACTACAAAAGGAGCAATTAAGACTACTCGCAGTGGTAATTTACGAATAACAGAGGCAAATTTCATTTACTTAATTTTAAGGTCTCGGGGAGGGATCAAAACGTAATAGCTTCAGAACGATAGTCTGGAGGTT
Proteins encoded in this region:
- a CDS encoding diguanylate cyclase, whose product is MNKDVSETILIVDDQIANLKVLATMLEKEGYQVRKAIDGETALIAIENYIPNLILLDIKMPDLDGYEVCQRIKNNPQTQSIPIIFISALNEVFDKVKAFEVGGIDYINKPFQEEEVLVRIKSQLTIQQQQKLLRKEIQYRQETEAILYQSRALIASILNASTDGIAALQAVRNNRTGDIVDFSCIVVNPVIAATFNREPDELLGKLVIKMFLNKFKHNLFADFVKVVETGKPLEKDICLTNQEEVEWYHLIVVKLGDGVAITARNITERKNLEFKLNYLANIDGLTGIANRRNFDQTLQKKWECCQRNQQPLSLILADIDYFKGYNDRYGHIAGDDCLKKVAQIISSCIRESLDLVARFGGEEFGIILANLDQDGVITLVKSLQDQVNLAAIPHEKSPINPTLSLSFGIVTCIPTSQHQPLELIKLADQSLYYAKEKGRNQYVIATNFNSE
- a CDS encoding response regulator encodes the protein MKFASVIRKLPLRVVLIAPFVVQIVTTVGLVSYLSYKNGQAAINDLANQLMVETGDRIEENLTNYLAIPEKINQSNAAALKLGILDPNNLTQIQELFWEQMHIYSEVSGIMITTENNDFVIIERSQDNEIFLRIFNESTAGMLNNYLLDSESNPIKMTASYPYDPQNAPPQDPWYTATQKAQDSLWRHTISAPKGHEQPIIILANFRAFYDQNNQFAGIIAVSFYLEKINKFLESLDIGKTGEAFIIDQEGFLINTSTGEKTFDETPQSNQAENVQVTNRRQKTSDSENLLTQAVGNLLETKLTKLTTLNQSQNLTINLNNQGYFLRIKPTQSEQGLQWFIVIAIPEEDFMQEINEQNRTTIFLSLLTLLIAIILGILTASWVTQPILTLNEASKEIAQGNFYKHIPQDREDELGELTTSFNLMAKQLQESFENLDDKVKAKTKELVIAKEKAEVANQAKSTFIAKMSHELRTPLNAILGFSQIMIRAIELPKEHKEYTMIINKSGNYLLTLINNILDLSKIEAGKIAFNPKDFDLYALLDEVEDLLSISAQNKGLELIIKRTIDLPQYINTDETKLRQVLINLINNGIKFTNQGGVYLIVKHKQQIEQPDKATIYFSIRDTGVGIPSDELEQIFEAFTQTQVGRNSQEGTGLGLTISRRFIQLMGGDIKVDSQVGIGTTFDFDIQVDLVSDQDLAEEILSPQVIGLQPNQPTYKILIVDDRAVNRLLLIKLLEPLGFAVKEAANGQEAIAIWDDWEPHLIWMDMRMPIMDGYEATQKIKSTTKGNATAVIALTASVLEEEKAIVLSAGCDDFARKPFEESIIFEVLHKHLGVKYIYAQENTSESASQSTLLKVEDLAIMPQEWLNRLYQASKLLDEDTIRELSQEISAEHEFLAIKINDLVNDFQFHKIRQVIEKLNNE